The following are encoded in a window of Peromyscus maniculatus bairdii isolate BWxNUB_F1_BW_parent chromosome X, HU_Pman_BW_mat_3.1, whole genome shotgun sequence genomic DNA:
- the LOC121825749 gene encoding heat shock transcription factor, X-linked member 3 has protein sequence MASQNVEQDCETNVSPGVNQEPVSKDIPNSSPDSEADSRESLVRQDDQDVIQDPAFEERLPPEDQSQHTASEEDNTNILSLPFPRKLWTIVQNEAFKSVKWTEEGDTIMIEVDLFQREVLHLKGAKKIFETDSLKSFIRQLNMYGFRKICHETSVISSGENRRIMMYRNFNFQRDKPGLLKYIWGKENIVNLTHQAICVPILPRSAQEPISKKKKLPTRCSPRFYHKPEEDSEESKKKSSDDQAPKGNQGFAFSTVWAMKTIPGCSLERQSPGELSNPTAEDTSGNIICVPPTAPQIQGMEEVPSASSSYPILGSMMSLYNNCCSVLLSSLLERPTNESSDEEEQEDSSDYKCVICEPIKNSPRL, from the exons ATGGCTAGTCAGAATGTAGAACAGGATTGTGAAACCAATGTGAGCCCAGGTGTTAATCAAGAGCCTGTAAGCAAGGATATCCCTAATTCTTCACCTGATTCAGAAGCAGATTCAAGAGAGAGTCTTGTGAGGCAAGATGATCAAGATGTGATACAAGATCCAGCCTTTGAAGAGAGACTCCCACCTGAAGACCAAAGCCAACATACAGCCAGTGAGGAAGATAACACCAATATCCTCAGTCTGCCCTTCCCAAGGAAGCTCTGGACCATTGTACAGAATGAGGCATTCAAGTCTGTGAAGTGGACTGAGGAAGGAGACACCATAATGATTGAGGTAGACCTTTTCCAGAGAGAGGTCCTTCACCTCAAGGGGGCAAAGAAGATTTTTGAAACAGACAGCTTGAAGAGTTTTATTCGCCAGCTCAACATGTATGGGTTCAGGAAGATATGCCACGAGACCTCTGTGATTTCCTCTGGAGAGAACAGGAGAATAATG ATGTACCGCAACTTCAACTTTCAGAGAGATAAGCCCGGACTCCTTAAGTATATCTGGGGAAAAGAAAACATAGTAAATCTTACCCATCAGGCTATCTGTGTACCTATTCTGCCTAGATCTGCTCAAGAGCCAATTTCCAAAAAAAAGAAGTTACCTACCAGATGTTCTCCACGATTCTATCATAAACCTGAGGAAGACAGTGAAGAGTCCAAGAAGAAAAGCTCTGATGACCAGGCACCCAAAGGAAATCAGGGATTTGCATTCTCTACTGTATGGGCTATGAAAACTATTCCTGGATGTTCCCTAGAAAGGCAGTCTCCTGGGGAGTTAAGTAACCCAACTGCAGAAGACACCTCAGGCAATATTATATGTGTGCCTCCAACTGCTCCTCAAATTCAGGGCATGGAAGAAGTGCCCAGTGCTAGCTCATCATACCCCATTTTGGGTTCTATGATGTCTCTGTATAACAACTGTTGTTCTGTCCTATTGTCTTCCCTCTTAGAAAGGCCAACAAATGAATCCTCTGATGAAGAAGAGCAGGAAGACTCCTCAGATTACAAGTGTGTAATCTGTGAGCCCATAAAGAATAGCCCTCGCTTATGA